The Oncorhynchus gorbuscha isolate QuinsamMale2020 ecotype Even-year linkage group LG06, OgorEven_v1.0, whole genome shotgun sequence sequence ACAGATACCAGAACAGAGTCCTAATCATGAGCAGACATGTTGTATGTGAACTTTGGCAGCTGCAGAAACAAAAGAAGAAACCAGTTAAAGATGGAGACGGTTCTTTTCTGTACCGCTTTccttttttggggggaggggtggggggggggggttcttcacTTTGGTATATGTTTTGATAGTTTCAGTCAAACACAGTGAGAGGGCTGGGGGCAGATGGATGGTTTGAACAGAGACGGTAGAGAAAGTGACACATCCCACCTTCATTTTTTGCTGATTGGAGTGGGGACGCTCTGGTCTAGTTATTGCCCCACCCTGCCGGAGGGGGTGCCCCAGAGTGAGACATCTCTCTTGCTCAGAAACAATAACTAAACCAGAGCCAGCTGTTTCCTTTCTCGTGTGTACATGCCAGTTATTATGGAGGAACTGTGAGTTTACGTGGCAAAGCATGCTCACGAAAGAGAGGGAACACCCACTTCCACAGACGGGAACATTGAATATTTTTTACAATAGTAAACTGCTTGAGTGAACTATCTTCATGTATCCACAATCTTTGGTTGTACGTAGATGGAGGTGGAAGTAGAGGATTGTGGGATGGATGGTGGAGGTCTGAAAGATTTAGATGATACCATACTTGGCCAGCTCGCTAAGCTCTAGGTGGTTGAAGGCCTCCCAGGGGCAGATGACTGTGATGTCTGCAGAGGAAACATATTATGTTTAGTAACAGTCAGTAGACCAAGCAAACCCACTATGGTTTTCTACAGTTTTTAGGGAAGGTACAGGTAGAGTAGACGAACAGTTGTAATGAACTTACCAGTGCCTAAACCCTCCATTCCAGGGATATCATCACCAAAGCTGTAAAGGAGACAGAGTTAATTTATTTATAATCAAAACTCATGAAAATGTCATTGTGCACTTGTCGAATGACTGTTTGAAACTAAGAAAACCCAATAAATGTGGCCTTACCCCTGGATTCCCTTCTTGGGGGGCTTGCTCTTGAACTGGCGAGTCTGTCTCTGCTTGAATTTAGGGGGTCCCTTGCGTGGCGTGGCAGGGCCCCCGGTGACACGGGTGGCAGACTTGATCTCCAACTTGGGGACCTCGAGATTCATGGTTAGTAGTTAGAATTTTTTTTTTGTGCAGGTGGTTATGTGTTCAATCCACCTCTGAAGTGTTGTCGTCTTGATGAGATCTCCTCAACTGGGGAAATGAGGGAAACAGATTTTATCCAATTTTGACCATTCCATCAAAACTACAGTACATGATCTAGTGCTCACATTTTTATGACACTAAAAGCTTGTTCTTCAGTATTGAACATTTGGAGCTTAGAATGGAAGAAATTTGAATAAAGAAAAGAAGAAAGGAGATAGCTACTGGCAAGACGATCTTCAACAACACGGAGCATATTGAACACCAAT is a genomic window containing:
- the pde6gb gene encoding phosphodiesterase 6G, cGMP-specific, rod, gamma, paralog b; its protein translation is MNLEVPKLEIKSATRVTGGPATPRKGPPKFKQRQTRQFKSKPPKKGIQGFGDDIPGMEGLGTDITVICPWEAFNHLELSELAKYGII